In Flavobacteriales bacterium, a single genomic region encodes these proteins:
- the purE gene encoding 5-(carboxyamino)imidazole ribonucleotide mutase has protein sequence MKNPQVGIIMGSKSDLNIMQEAADILYQFGIEYELTVVSAHRTPERMFDYAKKAKSKGLKVIIAGAGGAAHLPGMVASITPLPVIGVPIKSSNSIDGWDSVLSILQMPGGVPVATVALNGAKNAGILSAQIIGSSNEEVSNKITEYKEDLKLKVMESIKTL, from the coding sequence GCAAGTCGGATTTAAATATCATGCAAGAAGCCGCCGATATATTATATCAGTTTGGAATTGAATATGAATTAACTGTGGTTTCAGCACATCGAACTCCGGAAAGAATGTTCGACTATGCCAAGAAAGCTAAATCAAAAGGACTAAAAGTTATTATCGCTGGAGCTGGAGGTGCGGCTCACTTACCTGGAATGGTAGCCTCGATTACTCCACTTCCTGTAATAGGAGTCCCTATTAAATCCAGTAATTCTATAGATGGATGGGATTCTGTTTTATCAATTTTACAAATGCCTGGTGGAGTTCCTGTAGCAACCGTTGCTTTAAATGGAGCCAAAAATGCAGGCATTCTTTCTGCTCAAATAATCGGCAGTTCCAATGAAGAAGTATCAAACAAGATCACAGAATATAAAGAAGACTTAAAATTGAAAGTTATGGAGTCGATAAAGACTTTATAG